A part of Kineosporia sp. NBRC 101731 genomic DNA contains:
- a CDS encoding alcohol dehydrogenase catalytic domain-containing protein: MKALVVTGPGQAGVHDVPAPKVAAGQVIVDVERVGVCGTDAEFFSGHMSYLATGHAAYPLRIGHEWCGRVSEVGPGVDPSWLGRRVCGDTMLGCGTCRRCVGGRQHLCEDRYEIGIRGGWPGALAEQLPVPVSALVALPDAVDEVAGALIEPSANALRAVRGAAVQPGSRLLVVGPGAIGLLSALIARAAGAEVSIAGQTPESLLFASTLGFDQVSTLEQVNRAKGFDAVIDAAGGPDVPALAAELVDPGGRVVFIGLAAGPSQVDTRSLVLKDVTAVGVLSGSGALAGAADLFAQGVVDPRPLVAATVPLEGVAPVLAGRRPGNAGPGPKIHVDPRL; encoded by the coding sequence GTGAAAGCCTTGGTCGTCACCGGTCCGGGGCAGGCCGGGGTGCACGACGTGCCGGCACCGAAAGTGGCTGCCGGACAGGTGATCGTCGACGTCGAACGGGTCGGGGTCTGCGGCACCGACGCGGAGTTCTTCTCCGGGCACATGTCCTACCTGGCCACCGGGCACGCCGCCTACCCCCTGCGCATCGGTCACGAATGGTGCGGCCGCGTCAGCGAGGTCGGGCCCGGGGTCGACCCCTCCTGGCTCGGGCGACGGGTCTGCGGCGACACCATGCTGGGCTGCGGCACCTGCCGGCGGTGCGTCGGCGGCCGGCAGCACCTCTGCGAGGACCGGTACGAGATCGGCATCCGCGGCGGCTGGCCCGGCGCACTCGCCGAGCAACTGCCCGTGCCGGTGTCAGCCCTGGTCGCCCTGCCCGACGCGGTGGACGAGGTGGCCGGCGCCCTGATCGAGCCGTCGGCGAACGCCCTGCGGGCGGTGCGGGGCGCTGCGGTACAGCCGGGCTCGCGACTACTCGTGGTCGGGCCGGGTGCGATCGGGCTGCTGAGCGCGCTGATCGCCCGGGCCGCCGGCGCCGAGGTGAGTATTGCCGGTCAGACTCCCGAAAGTCTGCTCTTCGCGTCCACGCTCGGGTTCGACCAGGTCTCGACCCTGGAGCAGGTGAACCGGGCGAAGGGTTTCGACGCGGTGATCGACGCCGCAGGTGGCCCGGACGTTCCCGCGCTCGCCGCCGAGCTGGTCGATCCCGGCGGCCGCGTCGTGTTCATCGGGCTCGCGGCCGGGCCCAGCCAGGTGGACACCCGCTCGCTGGTGCTGAAAGACGTCACTGCGGTGGGAGTTCTGTCCGGGTCGGGTGCCCTGGCGGGCGCGGCCGACCTTTTCGCCCAGGGCGTGGTGGATCCGCGTCCGCTGGTCGCGGCCACCGTCCCGCTGGAGGGGGTGGCGCCGGTGCTGGCCGGGCGCCGGCCCGGAAATGCGGGGCCGGGCCCGAAGATCCACGTGGACCCACGGCTGTGA
- a CDS encoding class I SAM-dependent methyltransferase, whose product MQENLWLRRVEDDPSHSQWYIDRFRAMAEQGADLDGEGRMIDAMVPRGSKILDAGCGPGRLGGYLAGQGHEVIGVDIDPTLITAAEDDHQGPTWLVGDLSELDLPGTAFDVIVCAGNVMTFCAPSTRGEILRRFRRHLLPGGRVVIGFGAGRGYEFDDFLGDANRADLVAELLLSTWDLRPFAPDSDFIVAVLSAA is encoded by the coding sequence ATGCAGGAGAACCTCTGGCTACGCCGGGTGGAAGACGATCCCAGTCATTCCCAGTGGTACATCGACCGTTTCCGGGCCATGGCGGAGCAGGGCGCCGATCTCGACGGTGAGGGCCGGATGATCGACGCGATGGTGCCGCGGGGATCGAAGATTCTCGACGCGGGCTGTGGTCCGGGCCGGCTCGGTGGGTATCTGGCGGGGCAGGGCCACGAGGTGATCGGGGTGGACATCGACCCGACCCTCATCACCGCCGCCGAGGACGACCACCAGGGCCCGACCTGGCTCGTCGGCGACCTCTCCGAGCTCGACCTGCCCGGCACCGCCTTCGACGTGATCGTCTGCGCCGGCAACGTGATGACGTTCTGCGCCCCCTCCACCCGGGGCGAGATCCTGCGGCGTTTCCGTCGGCATCTGCTACCGGGCGGACGCGTCGTCATCGGTTTCGGAGCCGGTCGTGGCTACGAGTTCGACGACTTCCTCGGCGACGCGAACCGGGCCGACCTGGTCGCCGAGCTCCTGCTGAGCACCTGGGACCTGCGCCCGTTCGCACCGGACTCGGACTTCATCGTGGCGGTGCTGTCAGCCGCCTGA
- a CDS encoding hemerythrin domain-containing protein yields MSEGGEKARLVAWSHELRRVHARLRQALAVTRDTSDPRDLLLFCHGFCSALDGHHRGEDRTLFPAIAAAHPQLQSTLRKLEQDHSMIGHLISGLQAAVDRAATPGELQRHLQGVAAIMESHFRYEERMLLTVLEGLALDASPEEVLGPL; encoded by the coding sequence GTGTCTGAGGGCGGCGAGAAGGCCAGGCTGGTGGCCTGGAGTCATGAACTGCGGCGGGTGCACGCGCGGCTGCGCCAGGCCCTCGCCGTCACCCGGGACACCTCGGACCCCCGCGATCTTCTGCTGTTCTGTCACGGGTTCTGCTCGGCCCTCGACGGGCATCACCGGGGAGAGGACCGCACCCTGTTCCCGGCGATCGCGGCGGCGCACCCGCAATTGCAGAGCACGCTGCGGAAACTGGAGCAGGACCACTCGATGATCGGTCACCTGATCAGCGGCCTGCAGGCGGCCGTCGACCGGGCCGCGACGCCAGGCGAACTGCAGCGGCATCTCCAGGGTGTGGCCGCGATCATGGAGAGCCACTTCCGGTACGAGGAACGCATGCTCCTCACCGTGCTCGAAGGGCTGGCCCTGGACGCGTCGCCGGAGGAGGTCCTGGGTCCGTTGTGA